A region from the Polaribacter sp. Hel1_33_78 genome encodes:
- the hemC gene encoding hydroxymethylbilane synthase, translated as MQKIIRIGTRDSELALWQANKVRAELKELGYESVLVPIKSLGDIVLDKPLYELGVTGVFTKSLDIAMLNKEIDIAVHSLKDVPTVLPEGITQAAVLRRDDYSDVLVFKGTEEFFGQPNAIIATGSLRRKAMWLNRYPTHTVVGLRGNVNTRLEKLEQSETWNGAVFATAGLYRLGKIPSEAIKLSWMIPAPGQGAIMVTCLQEDDYVLDACEQLNHRETEICTTIEREFLHLLEGGCTAPIGALAYIDGKTEEINFKGILLNKDGSKKITVNKIAKVGSHEYLAKDCADYVINRGGKELMLEDDVADNICNIYSTKKLSELQKETLSHSIGVKDSDFIKIRFNRIPAKVMKNQHENVLITSQNGVEAILNSFTKDEIKFKNIFCVGRRTKKLIENRIGKVTYVAKNALKLAEYVAKETDIKEVSYFCSNLRLDVLPAYLKASDVHVNEVEAYKTMLSSVKIDDDVSGVLFYSPSGIESYLEENSTEKVAFCIGETTAVEARKHFDKVEVANLPDVDSVLELVNMYYSNPNFS; from the coding sequence ATGCAGAAAATAATAAGAATAGGAACTCGCGATAGCGAATTAGCGCTTTGGCAAGCTAATAAAGTACGTGCAGAATTAAAGGAATTGGGTTACGAATCAGTTTTGGTTCCTATTAAGTCTTTGGGAGATATTGTTTTAGATAAACCGCTATATGAACTTGGTGTAACAGGTGTTTTTACAAAGAGTTTAGACATTGCAATGTTGAATAAAGAAATTGACATTGCAGTTCATTCTTTAAAAGATGTTCCTACTGTTTTGCCTGAGGGAATTACACAAGCCGCCGTGCTAAGGCGTGATGATTATTCTGATGTTTTAGTGTTTAAAGGGACAGAAGAGTTTTTTGGACAACCAAACGCTATTATTGCTACCGGAAGCTTGCGAAGAAAAGCGATGTGGTTAAATCGGTATCCAACACACACTGTTGTTGGTTTAAGAGGAAATGTAAATACACGTTTAGAAAAACTAGAACAAAGTGAAACTTGGAATGGGGCTGTTTTTGCCACAGCTGGATTATACCGATTGGGAAAAATACCATCAGAAGCTATTAAGCTTTCTTGGATGATTCCTGCACCAGGACAAGGCGCTATTATGGTAACATGTTTGCAAGAGGATGATTATGTTTTAGATGCATGTGAACAATTAAATCATAGAGAAACAGAAATTTGTACCACTATTGAACGCGAGTTTTTACATTTATTAGAGGGTGGATGTACAGCGCCAATAGGAGCTTTGGCTTATATAGATGGAAAAACAGAAGAAATAAATTTTAAAGGAATTTTATTAAACAAAGATGGTTCTAAAAAAATTACAGTTAATAAAATAGCAAAAGTTGGCAGTCATGAGTATCTGGCTAAAGACTGTGCAGATTATGTAATTAATAGAGGAGGAAAAGAGCTAATGTTAGAAGATGATGTTGCAGATAATATTTGTAATATTTACTCCACTAAAAAGCTTTCTGAACTTCAAAAAGAAACATTATCGCATTCAATAGGTGTAAAAGATAGTGATTTTATTAAAATTCGTTTTAATCGAATTCCTGCTAAAGTGATGAAAAATCAGCATGAAAATGTGCTAATTACAAGTCAGAATGGAGTGGAAGCAATTCTAAATTCTTTTACAAAAGATGAAATAAAATTTAAGAATATTTTTTGTGTTGGCAGAAGAACCAAAAAGCTGATTGAAAACAGAATTGGTAAAGTTACGTACGTAGCTAAAAATGCTTTAAAATTAGCAGAATATGTAGCAAAAGAAACAGATATTAAAGAAGTTTCTTATTTCTGTAGTAATCTAAGATTAGACGTTCTTCCTGCCTATTTAAAAGCAAGTGATGTCCACGTAAACGAAGTTGAAGCCTACAAAACCATGTTGAGCTCAGTAAAAATTGATGATGATGTTTCTGGTGTTTTGTTTTATAGTCCATCGGGAATTGAGAGTTATTTGGAAGAAAATTCAACGGAAAAGGTTGCTTTTTGTATTGGAGAAACTACAGCAGTTGAAGCTAGGAAACATTTTGATAAAGTAGAAGTTGCGAATCTACCAGATGTAGATAGCGTTCTAGAGTTGGTGAATATGTATTATTCCAACCCTAACTTTTCTTAA
- a CDS encoding AraC family transcriptional regulator, producing the protein MFKNVGESTFEEIILDKGFYLLHFQNESKTIQNFEREINSTFIQIHFCLRGKSKFLFNHGSYSFDVLDDRSILLYNPQRILPINLEIQPKTTLVSLLISIEKFHSLFSKESGYIPFLSDENSNKKYYDDSEIKPTVSIVLQQIINSSVNSSIKDLYVKGKVYELLSLHFQQEENTEGEYCPFLVDEQNVLKIRKAKEIIISRMAEPPSLQELANEIGLNIKKLKEGFKQIYGDTVFSFLFDYKMEHARRLLESNQFNVNEVGVKIGYSTSSHFIAAFKKKFGTTPKKYVMSFNQ; encoded by the coding sequence ATGTTTAAAAATGTCGGAGAAAGTACTTTTGAAGAAATTATCTTAGATAAAGGTTTTTATTTACTTCATTTTCAAAACGAAAGTAAAACTATTCAAAACTTTGAAAGAGAGATTAATAGCACTTTTATTCAAATACATTTTTGCTTAAGAGGAAAATCTAAATTTTTATTTAACCATGGTTCTTATTCTTTTGATGTTTTAGACGACAGATCAATTCTTTTATACAACCCGCAAAGAATTTTACCCATTAATTTAGAAATTCAACCAAAAACAACATTGGTTTCTTTATTAATTTCTATAGAAAAATTTCATTCTTTATTTTCGAAAGAATCTGGTTACATTCCTTTTTTAAGTGATGAAAATAGTAATAAAAAATACTATGATGATTCTGAAATAAAGCCAACAGTTTCAATTGTTTTACAACAAATTATCAACTCTAGTGTTAACAGTTCTATTAAAGATTTATATGTAAAAGGAAAAGTATACGAATTGTTGAGTCTCCATTTTCAACAAGAAGAAAATACGGAAGGCGAATATTGTCCTTTTTTAGTAGATGAACAAAATGTTTTAAAAATTAGAAAAGCGAAAGAAATTATTATTTCTAGAATGGCAGAGCCTCCAAGCTTGCAAGAATTAGCGAATGAAATTGGGTTAAACATTAAGAAACTAAAGGAAGGCTTTAAACAAATTTACGGAGATACCGTATTTAGTTTTTTGTTTGATTACAAAATGGAGCACGCAAGAAGATTATTAGAGAGTAATCAATTTAATGTAAACGAAGTGGGTGTAAAAATTGGCTACAGTACTTCTAGTCATTTTATTGCCGCCTTTAAAAAGAAATTTGGAACAACTCCCAAGAAATACGTAATGAGCTTTAATCAATAA
- the hemF gene encoding oxygen-dependent coproporphyrinogen oxidase, with protein MKDQFYKYIENLQDQITSKIEEVDGLAKFEEDIWEREEGGGGRTRVIENGAVFEKGGVNISAVHGELPEVLRNQFKVKEGKFFACGLSLVLHPINPFVPTVHANWRYFEMYDEAGNIVTQWFGGGQDLTPYYLFDEDAIHFHTVCKNACDEHDLSFYPKFKKTCDEYFWNSHRNEARGIGGLFFDYLKETDKLSIADRYNFVTEVGNSFLESYVPIVEKRKEIDFTKAHKDWQEVRRGRYVEFNLVHDRGTLFGLRTNGRIESILMSLPPIVQWKYNHHPEENSEEERLLQVLARPKDWI; from the coding sequence ATGAAAGACCAATTTTATAAATACATAGAAAACTTGCAAGATCAAATAACTTCTAAAATAGAAGAGGTTGACGGACTTGCAAAGTTTGAAGAGGACATTTGGGAACGAGAAGAAGGTGGAGGAGGAAGAACACGTGTAATTGAAAACGGAGCTGTTTTTGAAAAAGGAGGTGTAAATATATCTGCTGTTCATGGAGAATTACCAGAAGTTTTAAGAAATCAGTTTAAAGTTAAAGAAGGAAAATTTTTTGCTTGTGGATTGAGTCTAGTGTTGCATCCAATAAACCCTTTTGTGCCAACCGTGCATGCTAATTGGCGTTATTTTGAAATGTACGACGAAGCAGGAAATATTGTTACCCAATGGTTTGGTGGAGGCCAAGATTTAACACCCTATTATTTATTTGATGAAGACGCCATTCATTTTCATACCGTCTGTAAAAATGCCTGTGATGAGCATGATTTATCGTTTTATCCTAAGTTTAAGAAAACTTGTGACGAGTATTTTTGGAATTCACACAGAAATGAAGCCCGTGGAATTGGAGGTTTGTTTTTTGATTACTTAAAAGAAACTGATAAGCTTTCGATTGCAGATAGATATAATTTTGTAACAGAAGTTGGTAACAGCTTTTTAGAAAGTTACGTGCCAATTGTAGAAAAGAGAAAAGAGATCGATTTTACAAAAGCACATAAAGATTGGCAAGAAGTAAGAAGAGGAAGATATGTTGAGTTTAATTTAGTTCACGATAGAGGCACTTTATTTGGACTAAGAACAAACGGAAGAATAGAAAGTATTTTAATGAGTTTGCCGCCAATAGTTCAATGGAAATACAATCATCATCCAGAAGAAAATTCTGAAGAAGAACGATTGTTGCAGGTTTTAGCACGTCCAAAAGATTGGATTTAA
- the hemB gene encoding porphobilinogen synthase — MHRTRRLRKSEGIRRLVKETRLSIDDFVYPLFIEEGENIETEIVSMPGIKRFSLDRISKELDEVVSLNIPAVLLFGIPSNKDEEGTETWNDNGIMQQAIRFIKKNYPNLYVITDVCFCEYTSHGHCGIIHDNDVENDATLVNIARQVISHAKAGVDMVAPSGMMDGTIAMVRESLDNTGFSNLPIMAYSVKYASAFYGPFRDAADSAPTFGDRRTYQMDPSNRDEGMREATFDDQEGADILMVKPALSYLDIIRDLKNNFDRPIACYNVSGEYAMVKAAAEKGWIDGEKVMMESLLSMKRAGADIIITYFAKEAAKVLLKK, encoded by the coding sequence ATGCATAGAACAAGAAGACTAAGAAAGTCAGAAGGAATTAGAAGGTTAGTAAAAGAAACTAGACTTTCTATTGATGATTTTGTATATCCACTTTTTATAGAAGAAGGAGAAAATATAGAAACAGAAATTGTTTCTATGCCAGGAATTAAACGTTTTTCTTTAGATCGTATTTCTAAAGAATTAGATGAAGTGGTTTCTTTAAACATTCCTGCAGTTTTGTTATTCGGAATTCCATCAAACAAAGATGAAGAAGGCACAGAGACATGGAATGATAACGGAATTATGCAACAAGCAATTCGTTTTATCAAAAAGAACTATCCCAACTTATATGTAATTACAGATGTTTGTTTTTGCGAATATACATCTCATGGTCATTGCGGAATTATACATGATAATGATGTTGAGAATGATGCTACTTTAGTAAATATTGCAAGGCAAGTTATTTCGCATGCAAAAGCAGGGGTAGATATGGTTGCACCTTCTGGAATGATGGATGGAACTATTGCTATGGTTCGCGAATCTTTAGATAATACAGGTTTTTCAAACTTGCCAATTATGGCATATTCTGTAAAATATGCATCTGCTTTTTATGGTCCTTTTAGAGATGCTGCAGATTCGGCACCGACCTTTGGTGATAGAAGAACATATCAAATGGATCCTTCAAACAGAGATGAAGGAATGCGTGAAGCTACTTTTGATGATCAAGAAGGCGCAGATATTTTAATGGTAAAACCAGCATTGTCTTATTTAGATATTATTAGAGATTTAAAAAATAATTTCGACAGACCAATAGCATGTTACAATGTAAGCGGAGAATATGCAATGGTAAAGGCAGCTGCAGAGAAAGGTTGGATTGATGGAGAAAAAGTAATGATGGAAAGTTTACTGTCTATGAAAAGGGCGGGAGCAGATATTATTATTACCTATTTTGCTAAAGAGGCTGCAAAAGTATTATTGAAAAAATAA
- the hemE gene encoding uroporphyrinogen decarboxylase codes for MIKNDLFLRALKGETLDRPPVWMMRQAGRYLPEFQEIKKKYDFFTRCQTPELASEITVQPIRRYGMDAAILFSDILVIPQAMNIEVEMKPDFGPYLPHPIRNQKDLDRVIVPDVYESLGYVMEAIKATKEKLNDDVPLIGFAGSPWTILCYCVQGQGSKNFDKAKELCFTNPIVAHSLLQKITDTTIAYLKAKVAAGVNAVQIFDSWGGMLSPVDYQEFSWQYIQQIIDALKDETPVIAFGKGCWFALNDMAKSGASALGVDWTCSPRNARYLSGGNITLQGNFDPSRLLSPPAEIKKMVHQMINEFGKDRYIVNLGHGILPNIPLENAKAFVDAVKEYKVS; via the coding sequence ATGATAAAAAACGATTTATTTTTAAGAGCATTAAAAGGAGAAACTTTAGATAGACCTCCAGTTTGGATGATGCGTCAGGCAGGAAGATATTTACCAGAATTTCAAGAAATCAAAAAGAAATACGATTTTTTTACTCGTTGTCAAACTCCAGAACTGGCATCCGAAATTACGGTGCAGCCAATTAGAAGGTATGGAATGGATGCAGCTATTTTATTTTCTGATATTCTAGTGATTCCGCAAGCTATGAATATTGAGGTAGAAATGAAACCCGATTTTGGACCGTATTTACCGCATCCAATTCGCAATCAAAAAGATTTAGATCGTGTAATTGTTCCGGATGTTTATGAATCTTTAGGGTATGTGATGGAAGCAATAAAAGCAACCAAAGAAAAGCTAAATGATGATGTTCCTTTGATTGGTTTCGCAGGTTCTCCTTGGACAATTTTATGTTATTGCGTGCAAGGTCAGGGTTCTAAGAACTTTGATAAGGCTAAAGAATTATGTTTTACAAATCCGATTGTAGCGCACAGTTTGTTGCAAAAAATTACAGATACAACGATTGCTTATTTAAAAGCAAAAGTTGCAGCAGGTGTAAATGCAGTTCAAATTTTTGATTCTTGGGGAGGAATGTTATCTCCGGTAGATTATCAAGAATTTTCTTGGCAATACATTCAGCAAATTATAGATGCCTTAAAAGATGAAACTCCCGTGATCGCTTTTGGAAAGGGTTGTTGGTTTGCCTTAAATGATATGGCAAAATCAGGGGCTTCTGCTTTGGGTGTCGATTGGACGTGTTCCCCAAGAAATGCGCGTTATTTATCAGGAGGAAATATTACTTTACAAGGTAATTTTGATCCATCGAGATTATTGTCGCCACCAGCGGAAATAAAGAAAATGGTGCACCAAATGATTAACGAATTTGGCAAAGACCGCTATATTGTAAATTTAGGTCATGGTATTTTACCCAACATTCCATTAGAAAACGCAAAGGCATTTGTAGATGCAGTAAAAGAGTATAAAGTTTCATAA
- a CDS encoding YceI family protein, whose product MKKIICLFILLFIIATPLFCQKAAVNLIPDIKLPINLSVTETSTSLKIKLPSNVLVKGTSTLHDWESIVEKTNATITFNNFDNVTIETLEVKIEATSIKSGKKIMDKLTYKALKAKEYPLITFIFKKGEIISENTDFINIKLRGDLTIAGVTKNVTVLSKINKNGDHITLTGSHELKMTSFGIDPPKALLGTIKTADEITIEFNLKF is encoded by the coding sequence ATGAAAAAAATTATCTGTCTATTTATACTGTTATTCATAATAGCAACTCCATTATTCTGCCAAAAAGCTGCGGTTAATTTAATTCCAGATATCAAATTACCTATAAATTTATCTGTTACAGAAACTTCTACATCTCTCAAAATTAAGTTACCAAGTAATGTATTAGTTAAAGGAACTTCCACCTTACACGACTGGGAGAGTATTGTAGAAAAAACGAATGCAACTATTACCTTTAATAATTTTGATAATGTGACTATTGAAACTTTAGAAGTAAAAATAGAAGCTACGAGTATAAAAAGTGGTAAAAAAATAATGGATAAGCTTACCTATAAAGCTCTCAAGGCAAAAGAATACCCATTAATTACTTTCATTTTTAAAAAAGGAGAAATTATCTCGGAAAATACAGACTTCATAAATATAAAACTCCGTGGAGATTTAACAATTGCTGGTGTTACCAAAAATGTAACTGTTTTGAGTAAAATTAATAAAAATGGCGACCATATTACTTTAACAGGATCTCATGAATTAAAAATGACCTCTTTTGGCATAGATCCCCCGAAAGCTTTACTTGGAACCATAAAAACAGCTGATGAAATAACAATTGAATTCAATCTGAAATTTTAA
- the hemA gene encoding glutamyl-tRNA reductase: MQEDRQEYFYNIGVSYKKADANTRGKFSLTKENQIALLKLSKEKGFKGVFIISTCNRTEITGFAERPCQLIELLCTFTEGTIEEFAKFSNVYKDQEAIHQLFRIGTGLESQILGDYEIVGQLRQSFRLAKSLKTVNAYSERLMNSVLQASKRVKNETKLSSGTTSVSYAAVQYIIKNLPDYNSKNILVFGLGKMGKHTCKNLAEYTQNKTVCLINRTEEKTTAFVKEHASIRKSVIENLSEEIKKTDVLIVSTGADKPTITKEHIGHHKNLLILDLSMPENVAKDVTDFKGVSIVNIDELSKITDETLAVRLKEVPFAEAIIETHKAEFKEWLNHRRFTPAIAALKKSLENIKNDEISFQKKKIADFDESQAEILTSRFIQKITTQFVKHLKDEETSVSQSLQVINKVFQS; this comes from the coding sequence ATGCAAGAGGACAGGCAAGAGTACTTTTATAATATTGGAGTTAGTTACAAAAAAGCGGATGCGAACACGCGTGGAAAATTTTCTTTAACAAAAGAAAATCAAATTGCGTTGTTAAAACTTTCTAAAGAGAAAGGTTTTAAGGGAGTTTTTATTATTTCTACCTGTAATAGAACAGAGATTACTGGCTTTGCAGAGCGTCCTTGTCAATTAATAGAATTGCTATGTACTTTTACAGAGGGTACCATTGAGGAATTTGCAAAATTCTCGAATGTTTATAAAGATCAAGAAGCAATTCATCAGTTGTTTAGAATTGGTACAGGCCTAGAAAGTCAAATCTTAGGAGATTACGAAATTGTTGGTCAATTAAGACAGTCTTTTAGATTGGCAAAATCTCTGAAGACGGTAAATGCATATTCAGAAAGATTGATGAATTCTGTACTTCAAGCAAGTAAAAGAGTGAAGAATGAAACAAAATTAAGCTCAGGAACAACCTCTGTTTCTTATGCAGCTGTTCAATATATCATCAAAAATTTGCCGGATTATAATTCTAAGAATATTTTAGTTTTTGGATTGGGTAAAATGGGGAAGCATACCTGTAAAAATTTAGCAGAATATACTCAGAATAAAACAGTATGTTTAATTAATAGAACTGAAGAAAAAACAACAGCATTTGTAAAAGAACATGCTTCTATTAGAAAATCTGTGATTGAGAATTTATCTGAAGAGATTAAAAAAACAGATGTTTTAATCGTTTCTACAGGTGCAGATAAACCAACAATTACTAAAGAGCATATTGGGCATCATAAAAACTTATTGATTTTAGATTTGTCAATGCCTGAGAATGTGGCAAAAGATGTTACCGATTTTAAGGGTGTTTCAATCGTAAATATTGATGAACTTTCTAAAATTACAGATGAAACACTAGCTGTTCGTCTAAAAGAAGTTCCGTTTGCAGAAGCGATTATAGAAACACACAAAGCAGAATTTAAAGAATGGTTAAATCACAGAAGATTTACACCTGCGATTGCAGCCTTAAAAAAATCATTAGAAAATATTAAAAACGACGAAATTAGTTTTCAGAAGAAAAAAATTGCTGATTTTGATGAAAGTCAAGCAGAAATCTTAACTTCACGTTTTATTCAAAAGATAACCACACAGTTTGTGAAACATTTAAAAGATGAAGAAACATCTGTTTCGCAAAGCCTTCAAGTAATTAATAAGGTTTTTCAGTCTTAA
- a CDS encoding dihydrolipoamide acetyltransferase family protein, translating to MARFELKLPKMGESVAEATITSWLKEVGDTIELDEAVVEIATDKVDSEVPSEVEGTLVEVLFQQDAIVAVGETIAIIETESDENSNGVTETKNKISKEVIEVEKTIAKAVEEVSMPITKTSDSGKFYSPLVRNIAQKEGVSMEELESISGIGKDGRVTKDDILSYIENRSKSPQAISTSIPVKAEAPKQIEKTVAKVAPISVNGEDEIIEMSRMGKLIAKHMVDSVQTSAHVQSFIEIDVTNIVKWRDKVKDAFLRREGEKLTFTPIFMQAIATTIKKFPLINIAIDGDHIIKKKNINLGMAAALPDGNLIVPVIKNADQLNLVGMTKSVNDLANRARNNGLKPDDIQGGTYTVTNVGGFGSVMGTPIINQPQVAILALGAIRKVAAVIETSEGDFIGIRQKMFVSHSYDHRVVNGALGGMFIKSLKDTLEAWDLNQDF from the coding sequence ATGGCAAGATTTGAATTGAAGTTACCAAAAATGGGAGAAAGTGTTGCAGAGGCGACCATTACATCTTGGTTAAAAGAAGTAGGTGATACTATTGAGTTAGATGAAGCTGTTGTAGAAATAGCGACAGATAAAGTAGATTCTGAAGTGCCAAGTGAAGTTGAAGGAACACTTGTAGAAGTTTTGTTCCAACAAGATGCTATTGTGGCTGTAGGAGAAACTATTGCAATAATAGAAACTGAAAGTGATGAAAATTCTAATGGAGTTACAGAGACTAAAAATAAGATTTCTAAGGAAGTTATAGAGGTAGAAAAAACAATTGCAAAAGCGGTTGAAGAGGTATCTATGCCTATTACTAAGACCTCAGATTCAGGTAAATTTTATTCACCATTAGTAAGAAATATTGCTCAGAAAGAAGGGGTTTCTATGGAAGAATTAGAATCTATTTCTGGTATTGGAAAAGATGGAAGAGTTACGAAAGATGATATTTTATCTTATATAGAGAATAGAAGTAAATCTCCTCAAGCGATATCAACTTCAATTCCAGTAAAAGCTGAAGCTCCAAAACAAATTGAGAAAACGGTTGCTAAAGTTGCACCAATTTCTGTAAATGGAGAAGACGAAATTATTGAAATGAGTAGAATGGGGAAACTGATTGCTAAGCATATGGTAGATTCTGTTCAAACTTCAGCACATGTGCAATCGTTTATAGAAATTGATGTTACAAATATTGTAAAATGGAGAGATAAAGTAAAAGATGCTTTCTTAAGGAGAGAAGGAGAGAAGCTAACATTTACCCCTATTTTTATGCAAGCGATTGCAACTACAATTAAGAAATTTCCATTAATTAATATTGCCATAGACGGTGATCATATCATTAAAAAGAAAAACATTAATTTAGGAATGGCTGCTGCTTTACCAGATGGAAATCTAATTGTTCCTGTCATAAAAAATGCGGATCAATTAAATTTAGTTGGTATGACGAAATCTGTAAATGATTTAGCTAATAGAGCAAGAAATAACGGGTTAAAACCTGATGATATTCAAGGAGGAACTTATACGGTTACAAATGTTGGTGGTTTTGGTTCTGTAATGGGAACTCCAATTATTAATCAACCGCAAGTAGCAATTTTAGCTCTAGGGGCAATAAGAAAGGTTGCTGCCGTAATCGAAACTTCAGAAGGTGATTTCATAGGAATTAGACAAAAAATGTTCGTTTCTCATTCTTATGATCACAGAGTTGTAAATGGTGCGTTAGGTGGTATGTTTATTAAAAGTTTAAAAGATACTTTAGAAGCTTGGGATTTAAATCAGGATTTTTAA
- a CDS encoding EI24 domain-containing protein, which translates to MIKNILSGISAYAGAFRLISRLKLGKYFVIPIVISVLTATIIGFTAYGLSDTIGQFLAKIWIWDWGKETVTTIASFVSAIFVLVIGLIVYKHIILALSAPFMSAVSEKIEIHVNGSLKVNHRKTTFQQQLWRGIRINSRNLVKELLITIPILLLKFIPLVNIFSTILLFLLQAYYAGFGNMDYTLERHLNYEESINFVGKNKGVSIGNGIVFMVCLLIPVIGIIIVLPLSVTAASVKTVELLNIENERPIL; encoded by the coding sequence ATGATTAAAAATATACTTTCAGGAATCAGTGCTTACGCAGGTGCCTTTCGTTTAATTTCTAGACTAAAGCTTGGTAAATATTTTGTAATTCCGATTGTAATTAGTGTATTAACGGCAACAATTATTGGTTTTACAGCATATGGTTTGTCAGATACTATTGGTCAGTTTTTAGCAAAAATTTGGATTTGGGATTGGGGTAAAGAAACAGTTACTACAATTGCTAGTTTTGTAAGTGCAATTTTTGTTTTAGTAATTGGTCTGATTGTTTACAAGCATATTATTTTAGCATTATCAGCACCATTTATGAGTGCCGTCTCAGAAAAAATAGAAATTCATGTCAATGGAAGTTTAAAAGTAAATCATAGAAAAACTACTTTTCAACAACAATTATGGAGAGGAATTCGAATAAATAGCAGAAATTTAGTAAAAGAATTATTGATTACAATTCCTATTTTATTATTGAAATTTATTCCTTTAGTGAATATATTTTCAACTATTCTATTGTTTTTGTTGCAAGCTTATTATGCAGGTTTTGGAAATATGGATTACACTTTAGAAAGGCATTTAAATTATGAAGAAAGTATCAACTTTGTTGGAAAAAACAAAGGGGTTTCTATAGGTAATGGAATCGTTTTTATGGTATGTTTGTTAATTCCTGTTATAGGAATTATAATCGTTTTACCATTATCTGTAACTGCTGCATCAGTAAAAACAGTTGAGCTACTAAATATCGAAAATGAAAGACCAATTTTATAA
- the hemL gene encoding glutamate-1-semialdehyde 2,1-aminomutase, whose protein sequence is MKFKKSQKLYEQGLVHLVGAVNSPVRAFSSVGGNPLFIKKAKGSKITDVDGNEYIDLVLSYGPMILGHRHKKVQKGVEKALKNGYSFGASTENEIILAKIVCDAFPGMDKVRFVNSGTEAVISGVRLARAFTGKDKIIKFSGCYHGHQDSLLVAAGSGLATLSLPGSKGVPEGAVKNTLIAKYNDLESVKKHFEEHTDIAAVIIEPICGNMGVVIPQNNFLKDLKEYLETKGALLIADEVMTGFRSKFGGAQELLGVEADITCLGKVIGGGFPVGAYGARNEIMREVAPLGGMYQAGTLSGNPIAMAGGISTLTELKQQNPYKQFNETAAILEVILLETAKKYKVDLVVNRFGSMMNPFFTKGKVTNFDEAQSSDTNKFAIFFWEMIENGVFLPPSQFEAWFLSSAITNKDIKKIAEATDKAMLAVSKM, encoded by the coding sequence ATGAAATTTAAAAAATCTCAAAAATTATACGAACAAGGATTGGTGCACCTTGTAGGTGCTGTAAATTCTCCCGTTAGAGCATTTTCATCGGTGGGTGGAAATCCGTTGTTTATTAAAAAGGCCAAAGGAAGTAAAATTACAGATGTTGATGGAAATGAATATATAGATTTAGTACTTTCTTATGGACCAATGATTTTAGGTCATCGTCACAAAAAAGTGCAAAAAGGAGTTGAAAAAGCATTGAAAAATGGGTATTCGTTTGGGGCATCCACAGAAAATGAAATCATTTTAGCGAAAATAGTTTGCGATGCTTTTCCAGGAATGGATAAAGTTCGTTTTGTAAACTCTGGAACGGAGGCTGTTATCAGTGGTGTTCGTTTGGCAAGAGCATTTACAGGAAAAGATAAAATTATAAAATTTTCGGGTTGTTACCATGGACATCAAGATTCATTGTTGGTGGCAGCCGGCTCTGGCTTGGCAACTTTAAGTTTACCAGGTTCTAAAGGAGTTCCTGAAGGAGCAGTTAAAAATACTTTAATCGCAAAGTATAACGACTTAGAAAGTGTAAAAAAACACTTTGAAGAACATACTGATATTGCGGCTGTAATTATTGAGCCAATTTGTGGTAATATGGGTGTTGTAATTCCGCAGAATAACTTCTTAAAAGATTTAAAAGAATATTTAGAAACTAAAGGAGCTTTATTAATTGCTGATGAAGTAATGACAGGTTTCCGTTCTAAATTCGGTGGAGCTCAAGAATTATTAGGAGTTGAAGCAGATATTACATGTTTAGGCAAAGTAATTGGTGGAGGTTTCCCAGTGGGAGCCTATGGAGCAAGAAATGAAATTATGCGGGAGGTTGCGCCTTTGGGTGGTATGTATCAAGCAGGAACCTTAAGTGGAAATCCGATTGCAATGGCTGGAGGAATTTCTACATTAACAGAATTGAAGCAACAAAATCCATATAAGCAGTTTAATGAGACCGCTGCAATCTTAGAAGTAATCTTATTAGAAACTGCTAAAAAATATAAGGTGGATTTAGTTGTAAATCGTTTTGGTTCTATGATGAACCCTTTCTTTACAAAAGGAAAAGTCACCAATTTTGATGAAGCACAGTCGTCCGATACCAATAAGTTTGCGATCTTCTTTTGGGAAATGATAGAAAACGGTGTCTTTTTACCGCCAAGTCAATTTGAAGCCTGGTTTTTGTCTTCAGCTATAACAAATAAGGATATTAAAAAAATAGCAGAAGCAACCGATAAAGCAATGTTAGCGGTGTCTAAAATGTAA